In Trichoderma asperellum chromosome 1, complete sequence, a single window of DNA contains:
- a CDS encoding uncharacterized protein (EggNog:ENOG41~TransMembrane:12 (i99-120o132-155i167-186o192-214i226-247o253-275i332-356o368-389i410-431o437-461i468-493o505-525i)): MSEEKPVVPEEVPPPSTSSSASASSATVTTPDHDIESQLQATPSTKVSHWRVLLDQTGVTQEVLDFNYTGQGTTESPYLVEFIPDDPWNPMTFKDSFKWAVTLIQASAALSVSFASSAYSGGISEIIMQFDISAEVAILGVSLFVMGFAIGPLLWAPLSELYGRQKTFFVSYMALSAFSAGAAGSQNIATLVILRFFAGAFGSSPLTNAGGVIADMFKADQRGVAFSIFAMAPFLGPALGPIAGGFLGESKGWRWVEGLIAIFTGVVWILSSVVYPETYAPVLLRQRAGALSKKTGKVYISKLEAGQGTKTIGDQLKVSLLRPWQLLIKEPIVLLISLYMAIIYGTLYMCFAAFPIVFQQGRGWSPGIGGLAFIGIAIGMTISTVGSMLDNKRYLKAAAKAPDGNAPPEARLPPAILGSILIPIGLFWFAWTNGPSVHWVVSIIGSVFFASGIVLVFLSLMNYLVDSYVVFAASALAASSVLRSLFGAAFPLFTTYMYQNLGVHWASSIPAFLALACVPFPALFYKYGDRIRAKCQYASEAAAVLARMRAKHVEVTEDQAIEEVQEHEKERRASLALQREQSRASRASRASRA, from the exons ACCACGATATTGAATCCCAGCTACAGGCTACCCCATCTACAAAGGTCTCGCACTGGAGAGTCCTCCTCGACCAGACTGGCGTTACCCAGGAAGTGCTGGATTTCAACTACACCGGCCAGGGCACCACCGAGTCTCCTTACCTTGTCGAATTCATCCCCGACGACCCATGGAATCCCATGACCTTCAAGGACTCATTCAAATGGGCCGTCACTCTCATCCAAGCCAGCGCGGCCCTCTCTGTCTCCTTCGCTAGTTCTGCCTACTCGGGTGGTATCAGTGAGATCATCATGCAGTTTGATATTTCCGCTGAAGTCGCCATCCTGGGTGTGTCCTTGTTCGTCATGGGCTTTGCTATTGGACCTCTCCTCTGGGCCCCATTGTCCGAACTGTACGGCCGTCAGAAAACCTTCTTCGTCAGTTACATGGCCTTGTCCGCCTTCAGTGCTGGAGCCGCTGGTTCCCAGAACATTGCTACCCTCGTTATCCTTCGATTCTTTGCCGGCGCATTTGGATCTTCTCCCCTGACGAATGCCGGTGGTGTTATTGCCGACATGTTCAAGGCCGACCAGCGAGGAGTTGCTTTCAGTATCTTTGCTATGGCTCCTTTCTTGGGTCCGGCTCTTGGCCCGATTGCAGGTGGTTTCCTTGGCGAGTCAAAGGGCTGGCGATGGGTCGAGGGATTGATCGCCATCTTCACTGGTGTCGTTTGGATTCTCAGCTCTGTCGTCTACCCCGAGACATACGCCCCAGTTCTGCTCCGCCAACGTGCCGGTGCTCTGAGCAAGAAGACTGGCAAGGTTTACATTTCCAAGCTCGAGGCGGGACAGGGAACCAAGACAATTGGTGATCAGCTCAAGGTTTCCCTGTTGAggccttggcagcttctCATCAAGGAGCCCATCGTCCTTCTCATCTCTCTGTACATGGCCATCATCTATGGCACTCTCTACATGTGCTTCGCTGCTTTTCCCATCGTCTTCCAACAAGGTCGTGGCTGGAGCCCCGGCATTGGCGGTCTCGCATTCATCGGCATTGCCATTGGTATGACCATTTCTACTGTTGGATCTATGCTTGACAACAAGCGATATCTgaaggctgctgccaaggctcCTGATGGCAACGCACCCCCCGAAGCCCGTCTGCCACCAGCCATTCTTGGATCCATTCTGATTCCTATTGGCCTCTTCTGGTTCGCATGGACCAACGGCCCTAGCGTTCACTGGGTTGTCTCCATCATTGGTTCCGTTTTCTTTGCGTCCGGTATTGTCTTGGTGTTCCTCTCGCTGATGAACTACCTTGTTGACTCTT ATGTTGTTTTCGCCGCTTCAGCCCTGGCTGCCAGTTCCGTCCTTCGATCCCTCTTCGGCGCCGCTTTCCCGCTGTTCACCACCTACATGTATCAAAACTTGGGAGTCCACTGGGCGAGCTCCATTCCCGCCTTCTTGGCTCTGGCTTGCGTTCCCTTCCCCGCTCTCTTCTACAAATACGGCGATAGGATCCGTGCCAAGTGCCAATATGCTTCCGAAGCCGCGGCTGTTCTTGCGAGAATGCGAGCTAAGCACGTCGAAGTTACCGAGGACCAGGCCATTGAGGAAGTTCAAGAGCATGAGAAGGAGAGGCGAGCCAGCCTGGCACTGCAGAGAGAACAAAGCCGTGCCAGCCGTGCTAGCCGTGCCAGCCGTGCTTAA
- a CDS encoding uncharacterized protein (EggNog:ENOG41) yields the protein MARRSQPSTDSSPTSFYTGKEEDSELTSKSTTASTPTTGSPCLYRTARELPHELKEHCQIFLEEQLYTCAINLLISILGSGISRSSPSGKPVPVPPPSHLALLSTIAVHPLHTTRVDKPEHLDVSSLALGYLRNVLKVVGPLHADFRTAFQFRAVPRWNRRAAGHTGHDSDSEMSDGDSEGGLDVLRGRIANEGGVWAKGQDFWSTVGWAFHCCTLMPHRWRYWKAWLEFMLDVLDADWEERRRRDLEDYEIRGRLGDVPTTWRSESMLVMYMDQKDGRHSGPKGIMKALFAYNGSISSSSFQEVFDKEHKGPRPRGKKRKREAVLDLANDKFGDYFDEDESISSGVSEPPTPHKQRAKSEASGVGAGMVESIQLRLRLFKLLSAATHDLRKRQELDRLYEDFAAGMKVLPLDIFALLVSHRPSVLLPESQITLTRELFHLLLPSSYKDPRKVDPEGDSVGSLTMPMLEHCYVCYPANTIGLEDNAKLSLLVESAIQLLWFCDMIEYTDSFADAVDKGIEARVKKAQRKRTGRTKADASDSHAFTVMEASADRIRILLDVLSAST from the exons ATGGCGAGGCGATCGCAGCCTAGCACGGACTCGTCACCGACATCATTCTACACTGGCAAAGAGGAAGACTCGGAGCTCACGTCCAAGTCGACAACTGCGAGCACACCGACCACTGGCTCGCCGTGTCTGTATAGAACGGCACGAGAGCTGCCTCACGAGCTGAAAGAGCACTGCCAGATATTCCTCGAAGAACAGTTAT ACACTTGCGCCATCAATCTCCTCATTAGCATCCTCGGCTCCGGCATATCGAGATCATCACCCAGCGGCAAACCCGTGCCCGTACCGCCGCCGAGCCACCTCGCACTTCTGAGCACCATCGCCGTTCACCCGCTACACACCACGCGTGTCGACAAACCAGAACATCTCGacgtctcttctctcgccttGGGCTACCTCCGCAACGTTCTCAAAGTGGTGGGACCGCTTCACGCCGACTTCCGGACCGCCTTCCAGTTCCGCGCCGTGCCGCGATGGAACCGTCGAGCAGCAGGACATACCGGCCATGATAGCGACAGCGAGATGTCTGATGGAGACTCAGAGGGCGGCCTCGATGTATTGCGTGGCAGGATTGCGAACGAGGGCGGCGTGTGGGCCAAAGGCCAGGATTTCTGGTCCACGGTCGGGTGGGCATTTCACTGCTGCACGCTGATGCCGCACCGATGGCGGTACTGGAAGGCATGGCTGGAGTTTATGCTGGATGTGCTAGATGCCGACTGGGAGGAGCGGAGGCGCCGCGATCTGGAAGACTACGAGATAAGGGGACGATTGGGGGATGTGCCCACGACGTGGCGGTCCGAGTCCATGTTGGTCATGTACATGGACCAGAAGGACGGTCGTCATTCTGGCCCCAAGGGCATCATGAAGGCGCTGTTTGCTTACAACGGaagcatttcttcttcatcgtttCAAGAGGTTTTCGATAAAGAGCACAAGGGGCCAAGGCCGCGGGGGAAGAAGCGGAAACGTGAGGCGGTTCTTGACCTGGCCAACGATAAGTTTGGCGACTATTtcgacgaagacgagtcCATCTCGTCCGGCGTCTCTGAGCCCCCGACCCCTCATAAGCAGCGCGCTAAGAGTGAAGCCTCGGGGGTCGGCGCTGGCATGGTAGAGTCTATTCAGTTGCGGTTGCGGCTATTCAAGTTGCTTTCCGCAGCCACGCATGACCTGCGCAAGCGGCAGGAGCTGGACAGGCTTTACGAAGACTTCGCAGCCGGCATGAAAGTTCTCCCCCTGGATATATTCGCCCTCCTCGTCTCTCATCGGCCCAGCGTGCTGTTGCCAGAGTCACAAATCACCCTCACCAGGGAGCTCTTCCACCTGCTCCTCCCGTCGTCCTACAAGGACCCCCGCAAGGTCGATCCGGAAGGCGATTCGGTGGGCAGTCTAACGATGCCTATGCTGGAACACTGCTACGTCTGCTACCCCGCCAATACGATTGGCCTGGAGGACAATGCCaagctgtcgctgctggtgGAGAGCGCGATACAGCTGCTGTGGTTCTGCGATATGATCGAGTATACGGACAGCTTCGCTGACGCGGTCGACAAGGGCATAGAGGCGAGGGTGAAGAAggcgcagaggaagaggacgggGCGGACAAAGGCCGATGCGAGCGATTCGCATGCTTTCACCGTGATGGAGGCTTCTGCTGATCGGATCCGAATTTTGTTGGACGTATTGAGTGCATCGACTTGA